The DNA segment tcagagccttttcttctccaggctgaacaaccccagaatTACCCAGTCCATCCCCTGCTTTCCCACAAAACCACATCATAGCCATAATAAGCCAACTTAAAACTAGTTTAATTTCTTGGTTGGAACACCTACGGAAGCAGAATTTGGGAGCTAAGACTTTGCCCTCTTATTTACATAAAAAGCAAGAAACTGAGCTCTTGAAATCTAGTGCTTTTATTAAAGTTTTTATTGTGACATACAAAAAAGTGTATTACCATGATGGTTACAAAAATGAAGACACTCTTAACAAGTTCCTAAGAAATACGAAACATATTTACCTTGAAGACACAGGCTCCAAAGGAATCCTGTTGACCTGTTTCTAAAAGGAACACCTTAACAGTGTCCAGTGTCCTCAGTAGCCTGTTCTCCTGTGAGCTACTGATcatggtccttttttttttttattttttttaaaaaagttggAGAACGGTTACAGATGAACAGAAATAAGACTACTGCCAAAGAGCCTGTTGGATTAAAGCACAACAACGTTGTACTTATCACAGAAGACTGTAAAAAGGTAGTTCTTGAAAGAGCCATCCTACTTGAGGAAAATGATTTGTTAGGCAAAAGACAGGCCAAAATCCAGTTCAGCAGTATTGCAGATGCTGTCAGAATACGCTTGTTTTTGCACGTCTTTCCATTTCAGTATTTGGTCTGCCAGGTCCTCCAGCTCCATCACAAGCATCTCTGTTTTGGTCAAAGCAGTGtcctgaagcagaaaaatagTTTCATTTCATCTCTGTATGTCCTGTCAATCTAGCAGCATGTAAAAATAACCCAAAGAACCAAACAACATGGAATTCTTAATGCTGGAACAGACAGAAGGCTGGTCTTTTGCTACTCACCATATTCTTCATCATGTCTGGTATCTGAGGGATGGTTCTTACGGCCTGCAAATGGCTTTCAAGCTTCTCAATGAAAGTCACAGCCTCGCTCAACAATTCCACTACATACCTGTAACCAACAATGAGGCCCTTACTCCAAAGTTGTGTGAGACAACAAGGATTTCATGCTTCCaagctcttctttctttcccctgggGGTTTACTTAGCCCTCCTTTCCAGGTCTATGCAAGTTCCTCAGCATCTAATTACTTGCTCTGCAATTACAGTTCCTTCATGACTCTCAGCAATAAGTAGGGCAGGAATTACAGAAGTAAACACACACTTCTTCAGTAGCCAGACTAGATTTTTAGGCCTTAAGGactgtatttttaaacaatGCATTATGTATGTCTGGATATCATTCACAAACTTGTTCTGAGCAAGTCACAGTGGAAGGAAACCCCCAAATGCTGAAGTAACAATTCAAGCATCTGTTTAAAACAATACATcacaaactattctgtgacCTTCAGAAAATAAGGCAAATAACCTAAGCAAATATTCACAAAAACATGTACCACTATCTTTCAATGAATTTAGCAATGCGTAAACTACTAGTTTACTGCGATTCTGCtagcattttttatttctacagAAGTGAACAAAAGCATGTGATTTTTACTGCCTATCGGATCCAATTGATTTGGACGCATGCAAACAAAGAACAATTATTTTCTATATGCCTACTTGTGGAAGGTAGCTTCAATAGGCAAGCTGTTTTGACACCTGGGCTTTATCAACCTCTTTTTAAGAGCCTTCTTATTTTTTAGTACAGCTTCCAAGTGTCTGTTCACATCTTGCAACACCTCGCATTTTTTGCCTGTAAAATGAAATTGCAAAGTTGAATCTACTGTCCTGCTAAAGCAAGAGCAaaatttcttctgaagaaaagacagaaagaagtcTGATCCATGTACACTCGGGAAAGGTATCATTAATCAGAATGACTTTTCTTGGAGTGCAGAGGATTTAATATTAGCATGCACCTCAAAGTCCTAATACTCACTTTCTAGAGACATATCTTGGTTAGTTTACTTAAAACTATAGACAATGCAAAACAATTGCCTTTGAGATAATATTGACTTCTTAAACTATACCATAGCATTGAAGTACTACAGTACACTTCACTAGCCTAATATGGTAGCAGCAAGCTAGAATATTTTTAAGCATCCATCAACATGTAGTAGGGAAATggcaaaataataaaatcaataCATATGGTCCCAACATTCTAAAATAAAGATCCAAATAATTTTAGGGGCATACAGATGTAACAGAAATACACCAAGGTACTGGAAAAGAAGCTAAGTAGCACACAGGGCAAGGGAAGCAAATCAGGATCCTGATTGTCTTGGAAGTCCTGATGCTTCACTGACCCTGGGGTGATGACAACAAAGACCAGTTTTTATTTTGGAGAGCAAGTTACACATGGAGCTTCTAGTGAGACAGCAGAGTGTGCAAACTCAAAGAGCGTGGAAGCATTCTTTAGGGACTaataacctccctgccacctcTAACAAGTTATCAAGTGGAGACAGCTGCAGTAACTTCTAGAAGTgtcacagaaaacaaatctgCTATTGAAGTCATTTAACACTCATCATTTTTCCAAAGCACAACTGCACTTACGTAAGTAAAAAGGGTGAGCAATGTCTGCTGTATCCTTCTCCAACTGCAGAATTTCAGCTTTCAGTCTCTTCTACAATAACAATGTCAAATGAAAACGCATTTTTAATGTACTCATCCAGATATTGTTGACTCTCTTGGGGCaagcaggaagaagggagacAACAGGAGCATGAGGGGAGAACATGTGTGTGAAAGAGAGCAAGCATTTGCATGAGAGCATGTTACCATGCCCTCTGGAATGTTTCTACTAGTAGGTGAAGGTTTTTTTGGTCAATAAGAAAAGACTGcttaaaaaaactaaacaatGTGGTGCCTTACTGGGGATTTGGACAGGAAAAGACGAATCCTGCAATTAATTCCTAAAACACAGAAACTTACACAGCCTACAAAGCACTTTCCTAGTCTATATTTTACCAAAGAACACTTCACAGACCCCTCCTTCGGGCAAGGACTGTTTTGCATTGGGGTGTTTGTTGTGGGAGAAGTGTTCTCAGGTGAAAACTTCTGGCTTTAATTCTATCCAAGGATAAATTAGCACAAGAGCAGGAGATAGCTTCCTGTGTATGAAGGAATTGTGGTTGTTTTAGGTAGAGAAGATTGAGAGAAGTACAGAAGAGGACAGTCTCTCAGGACACAGAGAGAAgtgttgctttgctttccttgaTCATTGAAGAGAGGACAAAAATAAATGAGTTTTACTCATAGCATATTGAGCATCTGTCAGAACACTTTGTATGTAAATCCTTCCAGCAAAGGAGGCTAAGAAGCCATCTTACTCAGAACTGGAAACTGTTCCTTCTTTCTGCTCATCAACACAGGATGATGCCAGCTGTTTAAACTGATTCTCTACAGACTTAAATGGTAAATTTGTCATTCTATTTTGCAGTAAAGCTTTGTAGATGGTGGAATTCACCTTGTGTAACTTAATAAATGCAGTTTTTGTACCAGTGAGCAAAGAACCACCATCATAACATACAAGCTAACCAACCAATTCAAACACTTGGAAATGACTGCTTCTTGCTAACCAACAAAATGGTCTAGTTGCCtataaagaaacaaattttTGTGTACTGAATTCAACTACAAATGTTCTGTTCTTCAGAAAATTTCAGATAACACTTCAATCAAAGATGCAGACTGCTGTGTCCAGTTATAACAAAAATTTTTGTTTCATagttttcttaatttctttattaCATCTGGGGTGAAAGTGCCAACTGTTAAACAGCTACATTGctaaaaaacaccacaaatgtGAAACAGTAGCACATGGCAATACAGTATCTCATTAAGTGCCATGTATTGCCTCTAAATAATCAGGTGTTGAGTGTACACTGACAACAGTACAGGCTGTACCTCATTGATTTCAGCTTGCATGTTTGCCATTTTTTCCACCTCTGAGAATTTCACAAAGCATGGGGTTTTTCTACAGGTTAGATCCAGTGTCTcctgtgaaaggaaaacaacaggGTAAAAATGCAGTCAGCAGCAAGAATATACCAGACAAATTCTCAAGACTGACTCTTTATATCTTGAGATTACTGTTAATCTCTTGCACTGCGTAACACAGTAAACTTAACCTGAAAGATCATAAAATACATGGACtattttggggaaaaagaacacaactgaaaataaaatttgttaGAAGATAGTAGAAGAGCACCCT comes from the Indicator indicator isolate 239-I01 chromosome 4, UM_Iind_1.1, whole genome shotgun sequence genome and includes:
- the HAUS2 gene encoding HAUS augmin-like complex subunit 2, with the protein product MEIGHDFSGIYQHRLAVAITALCCSSGSSSAQLSPPYPSRLRSGRPLRTLPRARLRPSRTTARGSSHRLPRKRTRVTSFTVTPKMAAAQEPRMRPLQRPSRIAGTAGYRRPESPAKADDKSRPSRQQDLEGSGLWCGAAATTQPWKLGQPTAAGALLARCLEAGVVSRETLDLTCRKTPCFVKFSEVEKMANMQAEINEKRLKAEILQLEKDTADIAHPFYLRKKCEVLQDVNRHLEAVLKNKKALKKRLIKPRCQNSLPIEATFHKYVVELLSEAVTFIEKLESHLQAVRTIPQIPDMMKNMDTALTKTEMLVMELEDLADQILKWKDVQKQAYSDSICNTAELDFGLSFA